The genomic interval CATTAGGAAGTGGGAATTATAGATCCCATATGATGAGGAAGTCGACGAATGATATCAGATATGTCACTGGTGATTCTATTTTGAGTAGTAAATTTCTGCAACAAAGTTTATGTCAGAGTGCGAGATTGGACAGGCAAGCTACGGGTCAACATGTATAAAGGTAGATAGACAGATGCAGCTCGAAGAGCTACAACAGGATCATAATCGGACGGGTTGAGCTGGCACTGTGACATTCATTAACCAAGCCCTGGCTTCTGGGGCTAGCGGCGGTGAAAGTAGCGGGAAGCTGATGGGCCGATTGTAGGTATTCGGGGGATAGGGCTATGCTGTTCCCAGCGTCAGGTACTACTTCTCGTCCTACGACATAGCGGCGTGCACGGTTACTTTCTTGATGTATGGAGGAATTAACCATTCGATATGGCACCCCTAGTCCAGGACTAATATTACTAAGTGTTCCCGAACTTTCCTAATCTGAAATATGTACATGGTTTACTAACGAGTAGCTTGTGTTGGAGCTGTCATATCATATGCATTGGCCACCCGCGCCGCATTAATGCTGCCTTGGAGTTAGATCTAGCATATACTATACCGGTGTCATGAAAGGCTAACGCAGCTACTATGCTACTATACAGTTCTGGCTAGTGTCCTCTTCAGTATCCTTGGCTTCTGAGCGCAGAGCTCTCCGGCTTTGATACCATTCTCCCCGAGGGAAAACACTCTGCATCGCTGCGTATTCGCTACCATGGGGCCCCCACAGACCGGCCGATAATATTCCGTGTCCATGTAATCTGGGAGCTGTTTTGCTTCTATCGTCTATCCATGTAGATGTCTGGGGGTCTTTCTGGATGATTCTGAGATCACGGTAAATATAGCGGAGGGAGAAGATTTAGTGACTCTGAAGCCTGGAGAAAGATGGAGTCCATCATGGACAATTCtagaagatatatataactggCAGATTAGGGATACATGGCATTATCAGTTTAAGGGTGGTGTGGTCGATTGGTGGGATTATGGAGGGGTGTGGACGAACATGTCGGCACGACTGTTAAGATGCCGCAGGGTTACTGATCCGGTTGATAATGGAGGAGGGCTTGAGTTTGTCATTTCTGCGTCGAATGCGATTGAATTTAGTATTGTAAGGAAGGGGTAAGTTGTCGAATGGTAGTCTGAACTATCAGGAATTTTAGTTCTAGATTGACAATAACAACGGTATTACTTGGTGAGTGCTGAATCCAGTTTATTGAAGAGTCAACTTATTGACGGAAGAATATACCTAGAATATCACTCGGAAATCTATATACCGTGGCCCCTAAAATCTACGTTCTGGCCCTTAAAACTAGATACTAAGGCCCCCTAAGTCTAGGCACTTGTAGTCCCTAAGGTTTAGACACTATAGCGCCGTATCAGCGGGGTTCACTCACGTGCGCCATTGGCTCACCTCTCAACAACCATTTCAATCTAAGACTCTCACACACCTTCTGTATGACAAGCCGCCCGGTCATATTCTTCCTGTAGATAACGGACACCATAATGGCGGTTCTCAAAGTCGCTTCAAACGCAAATGCTGCCCTTACCCTCCCTGCCATTCTAGCTGCGGCGTATGTTACCCATCAAGGAGGGGAGGTAGACATCACCTTTGAAGGGGTGGACGGGCGCCAATTACAATATCGGGCTCAAAAACACCGAGAATGGAATTGTTTGTCGGTTTTCCCCAGAGCCCTCAGGATACCTCCACATTGGGCACGCTAAAGCGGCCTTATTAAACTCATATTTTGCCTATGAATATGGAGATAAAAGGGGTACTCTGATCTGCCGATTCGATGACACGAACCCATCGAAAGAGAGTGAAGAGTTCAGGGAATCTATCCTACGCGATCTCTCGCTGCTTGGTGTTATACCAGACCGTATCACATATTCTAGCGATTAATTCCAAGAGATGTATGAGGCATGTATTGGGTTGATCAAGTCCGGAAAGGCGTATGCCGATAATACTATCAAAGAAATCATGCAGGATCAAAGGATGAAAGGAATAGCCTGTGCATGTCGCGACATGAGCCCTAGGGAGAGCCTAGCCCACAttgaggagatgaagtcTGGCTCTGAGGAAGAGCTACAATGGTGTATTCGAGCAAAGAAATCGGTGGATGATACAAACAAAGCCTTGCGAGACCCTGTTATATATCGCTGCAATCACGAGCCTCATCACCGTACCGGGAGCACGTGGAAAATCTACCCTACCTATGACTTCTGTGCTCCCTTCCTCGACTCCATTGAGCAAGTAACTCATGCATTGCAAACGAATGAGTACCGTGATCGCAACCCGCAGTATCACTGGATGCAAGAGGCGCTGGGCCTTCGAAAAGTCGAAATCTGGGATTTTTCTAGACTTAACTTCGTTCGGACGGTTCTATCGAAGCGTAAGCTTACAGTCATTGTGGACAAGGGCGTGGTTTGGGGATGGGACGATCCCCGCATGCCTACCGTACGGGGAATTCGTCGAAGAGGCTGTACTATACCCGCCCTTCGAGAATTCATCCTGAAGCAAGGCCCTAGTCAAAATATTGTCAACATGGATTGGACTAGATTCTGGGCTATCAACAAAAAGTATATTGATCCTGTAGCTGCACGCTACACAGCAATCCCATCACTCAATGCTGTTACCGCCTTAATCGACGGGGTTGAGGCAACAACTTCCGCGGAGAAGCCGAAGTATAAAAATCCATCTCTGGGAACGAAGaaggtcatcttcagcaagGAAATTATTATCAGCCAGGACGACGCTCAGCATTTCAAAGAGAACGAGCGAGTCACTTTGATGAACTGGGGTAATGCCATTGTTTCGAGGATTACTACCGACCCGGCCACTGGAAAGGTGTTAACCCTGAATCTGAAGCTTGATTTGGAATCCGATGTCAAGTTGACCGAAAAGAAGATTACGTGGTTAGCTAAAGATTCGAGCAATATGGTGCCAATCAAGCTGTACACTTTCGACCACTTGATTTCGAAGGACAAAAtagagaaggatgaagactTTGCATCCTTCTTGACAAACCCGAGCGAGTTCTGTACAGAAGCCTGGGCGGACTGCAATGTTACACAGCTCTTAAGGATGACACCATCCAGTTTGACCGTACCGGCTATTTCAGGGTTGACCAAGCATACTGTGACGGTCAGCCGGCGGTTATGTTTAACATCCCGCAGGAAAGGGGGCCTGAAAGCAACACTTGACTGTTGATGTGACTAGCCCGATAAATTGGCCAGGTCCATCATAATTGATGTATATCCAGAACAAAACCTAAAAGAATGACTCCAGATCATGTCAAAAGGAATGCCTCTCTCCCAGCAAGAGCCCTAGGGCCTAGGGCCATGAATGCACTGGTTCCCATCTTACCCCTTGAGCCGGAAGCCCGATCTCTATCACTATTCCATCTCTCCAAACACGCACCTTGGTGCATAGTTCAGGGCCACACAGTAAGCCAAAAGCTGCGGCAGGTCGGGCCTCAAGCGGAAAGGGAAAGTCCCCAGATTCCCGCAGAAGTCATGTATGTTCGATGGTTGCTATTTCCCCTCCAGGCAACCAGCTTATGGAATAAACCCTCGTCATTCATTACTCCATTGTTCATCTATGAGAAATGGGAGATACTACCTGCCTCTATTAGAGCGTTGGCAATGAATTCCTGTTTTGTTATATTCTCGCTGTCCACGAgcgcctttttctcctccatcttctccgagGCTTTATCATACTTATCCAGCTCGTCTACTTTCCGCGCCGCGAATGCTTCAAGCTTTTCTGTGTGGTCAAATTCCTTCTCACGCATCGCCCACTCAGCCCCAAAATGCCGACGCAGCTGCATAAAAGAAAAGCTGCGATAGTCATTAAAGCCAGATAAAAGAAGCATATACAGCCACATAGCCCCGGAAGCTTACAACCACTTAGTAAGACTAGAGAACTCTCTCCTCTTATACCCTAGCATTTttacctcttcctcctctaagatatagataaagatatcTAGGTACTTAAAGTACTAGATAGTAATTTTAGACAGCTCATCGCCTTTGCAGTCCCACGTACAATTAATAGGCTTATTTTAGAAAAGTTACTACAGTGCCGAGCTAAACAGCTTATCTTTATCACAAATCTTCTTATCGGTGTAGTCGTCACAGACCATCCCTACCCGAGGGAAACGAACCATCTAGACTGTACTATCACTGAAGATCATCTTCATACCGGCATTAAAGGCACCATGGTAAAAGGTGCTGTCAAATTGACAGGGAAGCTTATCGAGATGGAAAGTCAATACCCACTGGCAGAGACAATCCATTCTATAGGTCTCGTTCACCTTCTCAACCCAAAGCTGGCCCTGCACTTCGTGGACGAGATCGACAAGCACATCGGTGTCCATAACGTCAGAAAAGGCCTAATCAATAAGGACGAGCACTTGAGGTATACGGCTTTTGTGTACGAGTGAGTTGGCCGAGAGATGCGCCAGGCGGACTAGGTAAGGGGGTTGGCCCTCCTTGGCGGCCTTCTTTTCAACCTCGCGTTTCGCTCGCGCCTCTTTGTTCCTCCTACGCTTCTCAACAGAAGAGTTGGCGGCGTCAATCATCCGTCCGACGGCGGCACTCCCCGAGCTAGCGATCGCCTTGCTCACTTCCCTTCGAGCGTTAGGATCAATAGGATCGGTGCCAGACATGGTGGGTAGATGTATAGTGGTAAGTTGTGAGGTTGTGCGAAGTCAAGCAAATGTTCCAGACAAATATCTATGGCTCGGAGTCGAGGAGATATCAGTAGTCAGTTTTGATTAAGATGATGAACCGGCTGTTGTAGGTAGAACCTCAGAGACATGGCACCAAAGCGCTTATGGGCactatagtattttagtTAAATGTTCCCTAAAGCCTCTTCAGGTCTTGCGTCTAGAGAAATGCAGTAGTATAGGTACAAAGGGGCTTACGAGGAAAATAGGTCCTCCTTAATACAGCGGTGCAAGCCAATTGGCTAAAAGCAGTGCTGTAGTTCAACATAAATTCACCATTCAAATCAAATTTCcccaccccccccccccccccctcaAAACTTCCCAAAGCTTCACCACGGGCTCTGAACAGAGTTCCAGTTTTAGTGGATCCCATCTCAAAAAGAATGAGGGATTATGTCCATTTTTCAGGGCCATTCACTAAGCCATGTTCTGCCATCGCTGAGGACTCGCCCTTTTCCATCGTCATTAAAAGAGGGACGATCGATCTGACTATCGTTGTCGCGTACACATAGCGATCGAAGTCCGATCATATTGATTGATTACGCCATCTGTGACAACCATGAGAGCATAGCATGATGATCAGCTCCACGCCCTGCTCTCTATCAACGAGTGAGTCTGAGAGCAGCCGATAAGCACAGGCCACATATCTTTCAAAGATGGTAAGACCCCGCGAACTTTGACATACTTGATCTCCACCGGAACCGATGATAGTCTTTCAGTGGCGTCATAGAAAGGCTCCAGCATGCCCAATGATCGGTGATCGAACAGTCAAGTAGTCGTACCGTTCATGCGCCATCCGTGAACAGTGCTCGTACGGTTCGCCACTGCGTATGAATTATCGGGGATCATGTAGGGAAGGAGGGTAAACATATGGAGCATATGGTGCTCAGTGTAGGTTTAAGGAACCTGGTCGTTACTATGGTCCATCCAGGGACCGAGCGCGTGGCTCAATGCCTCTCGGACTCATAGATGACGTGCAAAAAATTGTTAATATACATAGAAGTACGACACTGACGATCCTTTGGAGGTTTGGCGCTTCTTCCCAACATGACGTATGATATCTGAGGACCTCGATCGCTTCAATGATATCAGAGATTAGCCTGTCACCACAATTGACGCTGATAGGCAAATGCAACAGTACATGAGCTGCACCGAATAAACCCAGCCAACAAGAATGGCATATCAGCGAACATCATTGCTGCCATGAGCACCGCAACCCGTGGTTGACCATCTTTGGTTTCAAATAGATGGCGGTTGATGATCCCGCGAATTACAGGCGACGAACCAGAATCTCAACCGTGGGTCTAAAGCTCACTGATCCATTCCTTTCCCTGGAGACTAAGATGACCGGACATGTCCGATCAAGCTTCTAGGTATTACCTATCTGGGTAACAGCGTACAGGTCAATTAACTCGGAATCATAGACATTCATGCCCATGCATTTAAAAGGACCTGAAAGCCCCCCTGCGCTTACAAAACCACAATCAATGCGCATGAAAAGTCAGCTAGAATCACAATCCTCATGGCaatagcagcagcagaactAAAACAATCTGTTACTTTCTTCCGACAGGTTTCGCGCGCCAGCGTACCTGGGCGGTCGTCTTTGGCTGCAATTTCACATGGAAAGCTACAGAAAGAATCCTTTTCTCCTACTCCCGATCTCCGTCGCTGTCTGGGCCACCACGGCGTCTACCGCAAGTGCGTGCAAGCCGCTCAAGAAGCCGCAAGCCAGCCTATCCATGCATCATATGGCGTAAACAATAACAAATATCATACTACTCCGGACAACGCAACAAAACATGAAcccactactactactactaccccTCCTATCCGATCACAAATTTCCCAGGCCATCAAAGCCATGACCCAACGCCGACATATTAGTGCATCATCTATCAAGCCTGAAAACGATCTGATCCGGGTACCATCACGTACCTCGCCCCGGAAGAGCAATATGGCCGGTAGTCTGCAGTGCAGAGTCAAATTATTCTTCAGCCGGAAATCTTTACCTGAGGAGCGGCCTCTATGGCAGGATGCCGCGGGTTGATGGTCTCATGTCAAGATCATTTTAtcatacatcatcatcgactACTTCCGTTAATTCTTTCTTCGATTGCAGGGACAATCCTTCATCTTACTTCTTCCATCAGGATGGAACAATTAGATCTTTTACCATACAGATTTTTGATGTTACTGAGACGCGCAACTTGTTACGACGGTTATGATTAATGAATCGGGTTCACATGTGCATTGTCATGATAGTTTTGTCACAATGAACGTGCAATAGGTTATATTTCATGAATACAAATCATCTTCCAAAATAATGAAAGCTTTCTCCACCTCTCAAGCCAGAGCATCGCCCATCAGTATATGTAGAAGAATGAAGTAAAAGATAGGCATTGCTACAAAGCCATGAGGGAAAATGAGATAGCAGTAATGAGTCGAACTCTTCATAATCCTACTTTAAATCCTCCCATTATCATTCAATTCCATTTCCTACTCCACGCAACATTCAAAATTATAATTTCCACCAGATAATTCCGAATAGAAAGATAGCCCTAACCAATGACCTCACTCATACTTCTCCAAGTAGGAAAAGCCATGCAAACTAAACAAACACATCCTAACCCGGACTAGTTTTATCGCAAAccaatctatctatctaaaCTCCAACGAACAATTCGCAATCACCAACAATTCTACGACACGACCTCTGAGCATATAATATACCTTTAACTTTGACTATCCATCTCTACCTCCCCTTCAGAATATTATACTCCGAAATACCcaacaaacaaaacaagaaaacaccCTCAAAATGCCGCCCAAAGAACCGCTAAGAAACGCCCTCACCTtcgaaaaaaagaataaagacaTGCTCAAGCTCCCCAAACGTCCGTTACCCCCATTtcacccaaaaagaaaacaataaaataaagaataaaaaagtatCATCTCAAATCGAACCAAGACCCAAAGCTAACACCTCAAACTAAAGATGCCGGAATCCAAAAACGCCCCATCCCCCACGCCCCAATAGCATCCCCATACGCCGGGTCCAGCGTCCCCAAAGTCGTCTACATATCAAGCAACACGCCCTTCATGAGCGCCGTGAAACGCGTGCAGAAGTTCCTCCAGCAAGCCGAGAAACGTGCGACCGCGTCCGTGAATCTATCGAGCAGCAAGAAGCGGGACCGGGAGAGACTAGCGGAGATTGCGCGGGGGAATGAGTcgttgaagaaagaggaggtgTTTGTTAAGGCGACGGGGCGGGCGATTGAGAAGGCGCTGCGGGTGGGGAAGTGGTttgaggagagagagagtgagTATGTGGTGCGGGTTGAGACGGGGAGTGTacttgttgttgatgatgttgtggaggatgaggagaggaagaggaagttgaaggagaaggttaAGGGTGGTGCTTCGCAGGGTTCGGAGTCTGCggcgaagaagcagaggcGGGCGGCTAGTGCTTTGGCGGTtgctgaggaggaggaattgCCTGAGACGAGGACGCGGTGGGTGAATAAGGTGGAGGTGTCGATTGCCTTTAAATGAAGGGTATGCGTGTGCATTGGGAAGAAATCTTGGACTTGATGGTCGCCTGAGTATCAAGATGAGGGAGAGCAGCTGCTGGGGGCAGCGCTGGTCGTTTACCCAACTGCTTATGCGATATTATGGTTCGAACTGTATGTGGAGAACATGCCTCGTTTTAACGCCAAACACAAGAGCCGGGCTACCATACCATCCGTCGTGGTGCAACTATTGCTGATTTCCCGCTTGATGCTTGAGTTTTGTTTGAGGTGGACGACCGCAGTTACATACATTGCCAGGCGTCACTACGGGAAACAGTCCGCCTGAACCGCTCACGAAAGGAGTCATCTTCAACTCAAGGGGAAATGAAGGAAGATCCACCAAGCGTGAAGACATTCGCGTCTACGGGCCCGTGCCCATATTATTAGGTTTGGGACATATTCAATGCACATGAAAAATCATGTGTTGAGAGGCCTCTTGCCGACTGATCGAATTTAAGAAACTAGGAAATCTAGCGTTTTCAAGAGCGGAGATTTTGTCGCAAAACGAGAATGGTTTAGAGTAACTCCACACCAATCTGAAAACTAAGTACCATGACTTTTCGCATGTTCACGCTAAAACTGGAAGCTAGACGCTATACCCTGAGATAAAGCATCTCAGAGTAGTTTAGTACACACAGCTACATCAGATATATACAGCCTGGACAGAGAGTCACAGGGGGTGATGTCTTGCATATCAACGCTTCTAAAGTTGCCTTCtcttgatcttttcaatCCAAAAGAAACTGTTTCCTCGAACCGCTGTTCGAATGAAAGTACGGCTGAATTCAGGCGGACGAGAATAGGAAATTGGAGATGATATCTCGAAGGCTGCAGGGAGGGGATGATGGGAAAACATATCGATAATCATTCGTCGCTTTGTTTAACACTGAAACTGCCAAGGGAAGTGATGCTGCTATGATAGACTAATACACAAAGGCGGGTGAGCCTTACATGACTTGCTTCTGCCcgtgaagaaggaaacatTAACGTAGAGTGAAAAtcaaatgagaagaaagaagaaaaagtgagGAAACCTGCTGTTGCCAGAAGATCGTAACTGGAACAACATGCAGTACAGGAAAGATATATGAGAACGAACAGCGGATGACAAGGGAGGGTCATGCAAGTTATGCCATCTGATGATTGCCGATAAAAGCGGAAatgggaggagaaaaagtaTAGAGATTACACCAAGCTGAGCAAATACTCTTTCGAGCATCTGCAAAATACATAAAAACCCAATGATATCAGATGCGAGATCGAAGTGAAgtgggaaaggaaatgaaaatgaaacgAACGGTCCAAAGAGTGTGAAAGGATCCAAAAGTCGAGCCCAGGAAGTTCTTTTGTGGAGCAAGCTTGGGGCCTTTGCTTTAAAACAAATACAAGGACAATCAATCATTTGTCCATTTTCTGCCATCCATTCAGATAGGCCATTAGCCCTACACCTAGAAGAACGACCCCAAGCATCGACGCGTATGGGCTAGAGTGCTGCAAGATATCATGCTTGCGCGGCTGCGTCGCAAACGTCGTATCGGAAATTTCGGCCTCCTTAGATAAGGGCGATGTTCCAGTGCACTCTGGTTCCGTCTCACTGTCTGCGACTGGGTGATTCTTCGCCTCATCAGCGCTAGAAGGGCTAGAGTGATCGGTAGCATCCTGTGTCTGAACCGTCGACTCGTTTGCCTCAGAACGCTCTTCACGCTCTCGTCTTAGAGTCTCTATCATCTCTGCTAACGACTTTCTGGTCTCAACCGTCTCACTCTCAGCCTTCTCAGCGCGGTCCCTAAACACCGTGATTTGCTTCCtcatttcttccatctcttccatcaTTGCCTCTAGGCGCTGCTGCAAATCATTATTGTTTGTGGCTGCCGACTTCTCCTCTGGGATAGA from Aspergillus flavus chromosome 7, complete sequence carries:
- a CDS encoding Rpp20 subunit of nuclear RNase MRP and P-domain-containing protein, with the protein product MPPKEPLRNALTFEKKNKDMLKLPKHAGIQKRPIPHAPIASPYAGSSVPKVVYISSNTPFMSAVKRVQKFLQQAEKRATASVNLSSSKKRDRERLAEIARGNESLKKEEVFVKATGRAIEKALRVGKWFEERESEYVVRVETGSVLVVDDVVEDEERKRKLKEKVKGGASQGSESAAKKQRRAASALAVAEEEELPETRTRWVNKVEVSIAFK
- a CDS encoding tRNA synthetases class I, catalytic domain-containing protein, whose amino-acid sequence is MAVLKVASNANAALTLPAILAAAYGWTGANYNIGLKNTENGIVCRFSPEPSGYLHIGHAKAALLNSYFAYEYGDKRGTLICRFDDTNPSKESEEFRESILRDLSLLGVIPDQMYEACIGLIKSGKAYADNTIKEIMQDQRMKGIACACRDMSPRESLAHIEEMKSGSEEELQWCIRAKKSVDDTNKALRDPVIYRCNHEPHHRTGSTWKIYPTYDFCAPFLDSIEQVTHALQTNEYRDRNPQYHWMQEALGLRKVEIWDFSRLNFVRTVLSKRKLTVIVDKGVVWGWDDPRMPTVRGIRRRGCTIPALREFILKQGPSQNIVNMDWTRFWAINKKYIDPVAARYTAIPSLNAVTALIDGVEATTSAEKPKYKNPSLGTKKVIFSKEIIISQDDAQHFKENERVTLMNWGNAIVSRITTDPATGKVLTLNLKLDLESDVKLTEKKITWLAKDSSNMVPIKLYTFDHLISKDKIEKDEDFASFLTNPSEFCTEAWADCNFDRTGYFRVDQAYCDGQPAVMFNIPQERGPESNT